From a region of the Mucilaginibacter auburnensis genome:
- a CDS encoding transglutaminase family protein, which produces MPEFQIQHITTYLYDRPVRDSANQIILFPIKDDYQDVIKHDVIVSGSPLVDTFIDYYGNEVGTFTYSEPHSMLVITSKVLVVTKHRPLPINDIFPAQQWEDLKPLKHMAPYIDFLRQEQFEGLADLQKVVDEEWSIDDTPYQVALRFCQYVYDNFEYIKGVTTVETTLDEIWKIKAGVCQDFAHILTEMLRLVKIPARYVSGYICTYKNGMRGEGATHAWAEAYIPDYGWLGIDPTNNCIANETHVRLAVGRNFSDCSPVKGVYKGASGHRLEVSVTVDDEIGNAPVESSTVEIISAPTPADANVVTKNSYQRYMEMIQQQQQQQQ; this is translated from the coding sequence ATGCCTGAGTTTCAAATTCAACATATTACTACCTACCTGTACGACAGACCCGTTAGAGACAGCGCTAATCAGATCATTCTCTTTCCAATAAAGGATGATTATCAAGATGTTATCAAGCATGATGTTATAGTAAGTGGCAGCCCATTGGTTGATACCTTTATTGACTACTATGGTAACGAGGTAGGTACTTTCACCTATAGCGAGCCGCATTCCATGCTGGTCATCACATCAAAAGTACTGGTAGTTACCAAGCATCGCCCTCTGCCTATTAATGATATTTTCCCCGCGCAGCAATGGGAAGATCTTAAACCATTAAAGCATATGGCCCCTTATATTGATTTTTTAAGGCAGGAACAGTTTGAGGGGTTGGCCGATCTGCAAAAAGTTGTTGACGAAGAATGGTCAATAGACGACACCCCCTACCAGGTGGCTTTGCGGTTTTGCCAGTATGTGTATGATAATTTTGAATACATAAAGGGTGTAACTACAGTTGAAACTACCTTAGATGAAATCTGGAAAATAAAAGCGGGTGTATGCCAGGACTTTGCACATATATTAACCGAAATGCTGCGATTGGTTAAAATACCCGCGCGCTATGTTAGCGGCTATATTTGCACCTACAAAAACGGCATGCGCGGCGAAGGCGCTACCCATGCCTGGGCCGAAGCTTATATACCCGACTATGGTTGGCTGGGCATTGACCCTACCAATAACTGCATAGCCAACGAAACGCATGTTAGATTAGCCGTTGGCCGAAACTTTAGCGATTGCTCGCCGGTTAAAGGCGTTTACAAAGGCGCTTCGGGGCACCGCCTGGAAGTGTCGGTAACTGTCGATGACGAAATTGGCAACGCGCCTGTAGAAAGTTCAACGGTTGAGATCATATCTGCACCTACGCCGGCTGATGCCAACGTTGTAACTAAAAACAGCTATCAACGTTACATGGAAATGATACAACAGCAACAACAGCAGCAGCAATAA
- a CDS encoding thioredoxin domain-containing protein yields the protein MKRLLFFLGLVIAAGCSNAQTNNGTIAHYRILKPDSTFTQWTDLKKGQPAMIIYFGTDCPHCQQLTMEMKDRMNVLKNIQIVMVTFSKTEYPWMGMIKNFERDYQLYKYKNIVMGTEYPDYLKYGFYPVQRYYQVQTTPYIAIYNKQGKLTKAFSKEPKIDDLVAAVKKAIL from the coding sequence ATGAAACGCTTATTATTTTTTTTAGGTCTGGTTATAGCAGCCGGCTGCAGCAATGCGCAAACCAATAATGGTACTATTGCACATTATCGTATATTAAAACCCGACAGTACTTTTACCCAATGGACGGACCTTAAAAAGGGACAGCCCGCCATGATCATTTATTTTGGTACGGATTGCCCGCACTGCCAGCAACTAACCATGGAAATGAAAGACAGGATGAATGTGCTTAAAAATATTCAGATAGTAATGGTTACCTTCTCTAAAACTGAGTATCCGTGGATGGGCATGATCAAAAACTTTGAACGCGATTATCAGCTATACAAGTACAAAAACATAGTTATGGGTACCGAGTATCCTGATTATTTAAAGTATGGCTTTTACCCTGTACAGCGTTACTATCAGGTGCAAACCACGCCGTACATAGCTATTTACAATAAACAAGGCAAGCTAACCAAAGCTTTTTCAAAAGAACCTAAGATTGATGATCTGGTAGCCGCTGTTAAGAAAGCGATATTATAA
- a CDS encoding Gfo/Idh/MocA family oxidoreductase: MSSPIVTGLMAYGMSGKVFHAPFLSTNPQFKLKAVVERNQKKMVADYPDVLSYSSVEELLNDAEIELIIVNTPNFTHFELAKRVLQAGKHVLIEKPACADAAEAKALFDEARKTGKQVFGYQNRRWDSDFLSVKEVIESGRLGKLTEMHIRFDRYKPELSVKPFKETGDTPVTGTGYELGPHIVDQAIHLFGKPLSFDKIETKQREGTEIFDYINLRLVYPGGLVVSLVSGLLIADALPAYVVHGSLGSFSKHRCDVQEAQLNIPVSPDDPAYGVEPEGCDGRLVTVGIDGKKNIEMITAPKGDYNNLFYAVYHSIRQNALYPITEEHLVWQMEMLQ; this comes from the coding sequence ATGTCGTCTCCAATTGTTACCGGTTTAATGGCTTATGGTATGTCGGGAAAGGTATTTCACGCTCCATTCTTAAGCACTAATCCACAATTTAAACTGAAGGCGGTTGTAGAGCGCAACCAAAAGAAAATGGTTGCCGACTATCCGGATGTTTTAAGCTACAGTTCGGTTGAAGAGCTGTTAAATGATGCTGAGATAGAACTCATCATAGTTAATACGCCTAACTTTACCCATTTTGAATTAGCCAAACGGGTGTTACAAGCTGGCAAACATGTTTTAATTGAAAAACCAGCCTGTGCTGATGCTGCCGAGGCAAAGGCTTTGTTTGATGAGGCCAGAAAAACGGGAAAGCAGGTGTTTGGTTACCAAAACCGCCGTTGGGACAGTGATTTTCTCTCTGTAAAGGAAGTTATTGAAAGCGGCAGGTTAGGTAAACTCACTGAGATGCACATCAGGTTTGACAGATATAAACCTGAGCTTTCTGTAAAGCCTTTTAAAGAAACCGGAGATACGCCGGTTACCGGTACCGGTTACGAACTGGGGCCGCATATAGTTGACCAGGCTATACATTTATTTGGAAAACCACTGTCATTTGATAAGATCGAAACCAAACAGCGCGAAGGTACCGAGATATTTGATTATATTAACCTAAGGCTTGTTTACCCTGGCGGCTTAGTGGTATCGCTGGTATCGGGCTTGTTAATTGCAGATGCACTTCCTGCTTATGTGGTGCATGGCTCGTTAGGGAGTTTTAGTAAACACCGTTGCGATGTTCAGGAAGCACAATTAAATATTCCGGTTTCGCCCGATGATCCTGCTTACGGCGTAGAGCCGGAAGGTTGTGATGGCAGGCTGGTTACAGTGGGCATTGACGGGAAAAAAAATATTGAAATGATAACGGCCCCTAAGGGCGACTATAATAATTTATTTTACGCGGTATATCATTCCATACGCCAAAATGCGTTATACCCCATAACAGAAGAACATTTGGTATGGCAAATGGAAATGCTTCAATGA
- a CDS encoding DUF4142 domain-containing protein: protein MPFIKYRINLALLLLCIITVAGCSEQPVEKKSGKHQPLMVVEKVDADFIATVSDGVNAEIAAGKLAMEKGTDKRIKNFGRIMVKDYTKGLAKLEKLASDKRIPLPDSLTAPTAGKIADLNSKMGKDFDHAYIAYITADHKSAIDVFEKAQKNCFDKDVKAIARKGILVFKRHLEAIFAIRDSMK from the coding sequence ATGCCATTCATAAAGTACAGAATTAACCTAGCGCTCTTATTACTGTGTATTATAACGGTGGCAGGCTGCAGTGAACAACCCGTTGAAAAGAAAAGCGGAAAACACCAGCCGTTAATGGTAGTTGAAAAAGTTGATGCCGATTTTATAGCAACGGTAAGTGATGGTGTAAATGCCGAAATAGCCGCCGGTAAGCTGGCTATGGAGAAAGGCACAGATAAGCGCATTAAGAACTTCGGACGCATTATGGTGAAGGATTATACCAAGGGCCTGGCTAAACTGGAAAAACTGGCGTCGGATAAAAGGATTCCGCTACCTGATAGTTTGACGGCGCCAACCGCAGGCAAAATAGCTGATCTGAACAGTAAAATGGGTAAAGACTTTGACCACGCTTACATAGCATACATAACCGCCGACCATAAAAGCGCTATTGATGTTTTTGAAAAGGCGCAAAAAAACTGTTTTGATAAGGATGTTAAAGCCATTGCACGCAAGGGTATACTGGTGTTCAAAAGGCACCTTGAGGCTATTTTCGCTATTCGGGATAGCATGAAATAA
- the gcvH gene encoding glycine cleavage system protein GcvH encodes MNFPAELKYTKDHEWVRVEGNEAYIGITEFAQRELGDIVYIDITSVGKEVAGEEVFGTVEAVKTVSDLFMPLTGTVLEVNPGLDAQPELVNSDPYGDGWMVKITIANPAEADALLSADAYKSLIGE; translated from the coding sequence ATGAACTTTCCTGCTGAGTTAAAGTACACCAAAGATCATGAGTGGGTACGCGTTGAGGGCAACGAGGCCTACATTGGCATTACCGAATTTGCACAGCGTGAGCTGGGCGATATTGTTTACATTGACATTACTTCGGTAGGAAAAGAAGTGGCCGGCGAAGAAGTGTTTGGCACGGTTGAAGCGGTTAAAACCGTATCAGACCTGTTTATGCCGCTTACCGGTACCGTATTGGAAGTTAATCCCGGGCTTGATGCTCAGCCGGAACTGGTTAACAGCGACCCCTACGGTGATGGCTGGATGGTAAAAATCACTATAGCTAACCCTGCAGAAGCCGATGCTTTATTATCTGCCGATGCTTATAAATCGCTTATCGGCGAATAA
- a CDS encoding VanZ family protein produces the protein MAAWLKYQRLTLWWALFVFIMCNANLGHIGSSPRFFPGFDKLVHCGFFFVFVVLCVNGFIRQQRLNRLMYKHALFILLIAIVFGGLIELLQLTIFTWRSCEWADLFADTVGAGMGIFSILVTTYAVDDVKK, from the coding sequence ATGGCTGCATGGCTAAAATATCAAAGGCTCACTTTATGGTGGGCCTTATTTGTTTTTATAATGTGCAATGCCAACCTGGGGCATATAGGCAGCTCTCCCCGCTTCTTCCCCGGGTTTGACAAGCTGGTGCACTGCGGTTTCTTTTTTGTGTTTGTTGTGTTATGTGTAAACGGTTTCATAAGGCAACAAAGGCTTAACCGCTTAATGTATAAGCACGCCTTGTTCATCTTGCTGATCGCTATTGTATTTGGCGGACTGATTGAGCTATTGCAACTCACCATATTTACCTGGCGCAGCTGCGAGTGGGCAGATCTGTTTGCCGACACCGTAGGTGCAGGTATGGGAATATTTAGTATTTTAGTAACTACTTACGCTGTTGATGATGTTAAAAAGTAA
- a CDS encoding L-histidine N(alpha)-methyltransferase codes for MNTATLTETTDAKTAQFYSDVIDGLKSTPKRLQSKYFYDANGDKIFQELMNCEEYYPTNCELEIFSKKTAELAAAIAGDGGPFDLIELGAGDAMKSAYLLRYLLEQGVDFTYMPIDISDNVICYLNETLPQTLPGLQIIGLNGEYFNMLEEAERLSTRRKVVMFLGSNVGNMPVPEAIGFIKELNRHLSPGDMLLIGIDLKKSPKTVLAAYNDKEGITKRFNLNLLLRINKELNANFNVEHFDHYATYDPETGACKSYLVSTEAQTVHIGNEVIRFEKDEYIFMEISQKFTIAETEQMALEANFTPVRELFDSKKWFMDAVWLA; via the coding sequence ATGAACACAGCTACCTTAACAGAAACAACTGATGCCAAAACGGCTCAATTTTACAGCGATGTTATTGATGGGTTAAAAAGCACCCCAAAGCGTCTGCAATCCAAATATTTTTATGACGCTAACGGCGATAAGATATTCCAGGAGCTGATGAATTGCGAGGAGTATTATCCTACCAATTGCGAACTGGAAATATTCTCTAAGAAAACAGCCGAACTGGCCGCAGCCATAGCCGGAGATGGCGGCCCATTTGACTTGATCGAGTTAGGTGCAGGCGATGCCATGAAGTCAGCTTACCTGTTGCGTTATTTATTAGAGCAAGGTGTTGACTTTACGTACATGCCGATAGATATTTCGGATAACGTAATTTGCTACCTGAACGAAACTTTACCTCAAACCCTGCCTGGGCTGCAAATTATCGGACTTAACGGCGAGTACTTCAATATGCTTGAGGAGGCCGAGCGCCTTTCAACCCGGCGCAAGGTGGTGATGTTTTTAGGATCAAATGTAGGTAACATGCCGGTGCCAGAAGCCATTGGTTTTATAAAAGAATTGAACAGGCATTTATCTCCCGGAGATATGCTGCTGATCGGCATCGATCTGAAAAAATCGCCTAAAACGGTGTTGGCGGCTTATAACGATAAGGAGGGTATCACTAAGCGATTTAACCTTAACCTGTTGCTGCGTATTAACAAGGAACTAAATGCCAACTTCAATGTTGAGCATTTTGACCACTATGCCACTTACGATCCCGAAACCGGAGCATGTAAAAGCTACCTGGTAAGTACAGAAGCCCAAACAGTGCATATAGGAAATGAGGTCATCCGCTTTGAAAAGGATGAGTACATCTTTATGGAAATATCTCAGAAATTCACTATTGCCGAAACAGAGCAAATGGCGCTTGAAGCCAACTTTACGCCTGTGCGCGAACTGTTTGACAGTAAAAAATGGTTTATGGATGCCGTGTGGCTGGCCTAA
- the egtB gene encoding ergothioneine biosynthesis protein EgtB, translated as MNLKDRYLNTRKLTESICSHLQTEDYVVQPVVDVSPPKWHLGHTTWFFETFILKPYFMGYQEYNSEFNYVFNSYYETVGNRVIRTDRGNLSRPTVADIYRYREYVDEAMLNFLCEEPSADIKELLVLGFNHEEQHQELLLTDIKYILGHNPLFPAYNKNHPAHKIEETTTGFVTMPEGIYEIGFEGNGFCFDNELNRHKVYLNNYEISANLVSTAEYLEFIEADGYHDFRYWHAEGWDWVKNNKVEAPLYWHLIDGEWHHYTYAGLQPLKLNEPVCHISYFEACAYAAWKGMRLPTEFEWEAAADKFNWGSRWEWTESAYLPYPGFTKAAGAIGEYNGKFMVNQMVLRGASEVTSPGHSRKTYRNFFQTNLRWQFTGIRLAK; from the coding sequence ATGAATTTAAAAGACCGTTACCTTAACACGCGTAAGCTCACCGAATCCATTTGCAGCCACCTTCAAACGGAGGATTATGTGGTGCAGCCGGTTGTAGATGTGAGTCCGCCTAAGTGGCATTTAGGGCATACAACCTGGTTTTTTGAAACATTTATATTGAAGCCTTACTTCATGGGCTACCAGGAATATAATAGTGAGTTCAACTACGTGTTTAACAGTTACTATGAAACCGTAGGCAATCGCGTGATCCGTACAGATAGAGGTAATTTAAGTCGCCCAACTGTTGCCGATATTTATCGTTACCGCGAATATGTGGATGAGGCAATGTTGAACTTTTTATGCGAAGAGCCATCTGCCGATATAAAGGAACTGCTTGTATTAGGTTTTAACCACGAGGAACAACACCAGGAGTTGTTGCTTACAGATATCAAATACATACTGGGCCACAATCCGCTTTTCCCGGCGTACAATAAAAACCATCCTGCGCATAAGATAGAGGAAACGACTACTGGGTTTGTTACCATGCCTGAAGGCATTTATGAAATTGGTTTTGAGGGCAACGGTTTTTGCTTTGACAATGAGCTGAACAGACATAAAGTTTACCTCAATAACTATGAAATAAGCGCCAACTTGGTTTCCACAGCAGAGTATCTGGAATTTATAGAGGCCGATGGTTACCATGATTTCCGCTACTGGCATGCTGAGGGGTGGGATTGGGTTAAGAACAACAAAGTTGAAGCGCCGCTATACTGGCATTTGATAGACGGTGAATGGCACCATTATACTTACGCCGGCTTACAGCCTCTTAAACTGAATGAGCCGGTTTGCCACATTAGCTATTTTGAAGCTTGCGCTTATGCCGCCTGGAAAGGGATGCGCCTGCCAACCGAATTTGAATGGGAAGCGGCAGCCGACAAGTTCAACTGGGGCTCACGCTGGGAGTGGACGGAAAGTGCTTACCTGCCTTACCCGGGTTTTACCAAAGCAGCGGGTGCTATTGGCGAGTACAATGGCAAATTCATGGTCAATCAAATGGTTTTACGTGGTGCATCAGAGGTAACATCTCCGGGCCACAGCAGAAAAACCTACCGCAATTTTTTTCAAACTAACTTACGCTGGCAATTTACGGGCATACGTTTGGCCAAATAA
- a CDS encoding ABC transporter permease/substrate-binding protein → MNETQQSLWQFMHQQADKLLTQTLQHVGLTFVSLIIAIIIGLPLGILISRKKQLAGVVLGFAGVMQTIPSIALLGFLIPVLGIGAKPAIVALFLYALLPIIRNTYTGIVGVNTDVREAAVAMGMTEAQVLTKVELPLAMPVIFAGVRTATVINVGVATLASYIAAGGLGEFIFGGISLNNTNMILAGAIPAALLAIVFDTLLSLLQNFNLKKVKVVAIAAPVLVLLLSSFYFLPSAYGSKLTAGFTPEFMGRQDGNLGLQSKYGLKIHTIVISDAVMYKAAFEKELDVISGYSTDGRLKAFDLVTLIDDKKIFPPYYAAPIVSETALRKFPKLEQALNLLSGKINDKIMTELNYRTDYLHQSPEQVAKDFLVANKLWRPARKGKEGVVRIGSKIFGEQYILASMYAMLIEGYTNYTASAKTGLGGTKICFDALTNNQIDFYPEYTGTGLLAILQAPKATVDSLAGDRDKTYQYVKTEFSNRYNIKWLQPIGFNNAYALMMRRKQAQQLAVTTISDLKLYLDEK, encoded by the coding sequence ATGAATGAAACACAGCAATCATTATGGCAGTTTATGCATCAACAGGCTGATAAGTTGCTAACGCAAACCCTGCAGCATGTAGGGCTTACCTTTGTTTCACTCATTATAGCCATCATAATTGGCCTGCCGTTAGGGATATTGATCAGTCGCAAAAAGCAGTTGGCGGGAGTTGTTTTAGGTTTTGCAGGAGTAATGCAAACCATACCGAGTATCGCATTATTGGGATTCCTGATACCTGTATTGGGTATTGGAGCTAAACCGGCCATTGTCGCGCTGTTTTTATATGCTTTGCTACCTATAATCCGCAATACATACACAGGTATAGTGGGAGTTAATACAGATGTACGTGAAGCAGCGGTGGCCATGGGTATGACTGAAGCGCAAGTGCTAACAAAGGTTGAATTGCCCTTAGCTATGCCGGTAATATTCGCAGGTGTGCGTACGGCCACGGTAATTAATGTTGGTGTAGCTACCCTGGCATCTTACATTGCAGCAGGTGGTTTAGGCGAATTTATTTTCGGCGGCATATCACTAAACAACACCAACATGATATTGGCCGGAGCTATCCCGGCTGCTTTATTGGCAATTGTTTTTGATACTTTGCTCTCCCTGCTTCAAAACTTCAACCTCAAAAAAGTAAAGGTTGTTGCAATTGCAGCACCCGTTTTAGTGTTATTGCTCTCTTCATTTTATTTTTTGCCATCGGCGTACGGCAGCAAACTTACTGCCGGTTTTACCCCCGAATTTATGGGCAGGCAGGATGGTAACCTTGGTTTGCAAAGCAAGTATGGATTAAAGATCCACACTATTGTTATAAGCGATGCGGTAATGTATAAAGCCGCGTTTGAAAAGGAACTGGACGTAATAAGCGGATATTCAACTGATGGCAGGCTAAAAGCTTTTGACCTGGTTACATTGATTGATGACAAAAAGATATTTCCACCTTATTATGCCGCCCCGATAGTAAGTGAAACCGCTTTAAGGAAATTTCCCAAACTTGAGCAAGCTTTAAATCTGTTATCCGGCAAAATAAACGACAAGATTATGACGGAATTAAACTACCGTACAGACTATCTTCACCAAAGTCCTGAGCAGGTAGCTAAAGATTTTTTAGTAGCAAATAAACTATGGCGGCCTGCCAGAAAAGGTAAGGAAGGTGTAGTGCGCATCGGGTCAAAAATTTTTGGTGAACAGTACATTTTGGCAAGTATGTATGCTATGTTGATTGAAGGTTATACCAATTACACCGCATCTGCGAAAACTGGTTTAGGAGGCACTAAAATATGCTTTGATGCGCTTACCAATAACCAAATAGATTTTTATCCCGAATATACCGGAACCGGTTTGTTAGCGATTTTGCAGGCACCGAAAGCAACAGTTGACAGTTTGGCCGGCGACAGGGACAAAACATATCAATATGTTAAAACTGAGTTTAGCAACCGTTATAATATCAAATGGTTACAACCCATAGGGTTTAACAATGCGTATGCTTTAATGATGCGACGAAAACAAGCACAGCAATTGGCTGTTACAACTATATCAGATTTGAAACTTTATCTGGACGAAAAGTAA
- a CDS encoding ABC transporter ATP-binding protein, whose translation MSDVSFEVAQGEKIILLGTSGCGKTTLLKMINRLIEPTSGSVFLNGENIQNIKPEHLRKGIGYVLQNNGLFPHYTIEENIAVVPRMLKWDSKKIEQRTFNLLEKLHLDRHYLNAYPAELSGGQQQRVGLARALAADPPVLLMDEPFGALDTITRTKIQAEFKNLDELKRKTVIMVTHDVQEAFELSDRVCLMDKGSIIQMGTPSELLFNPSNKFAVDFLKEQNLLLQFKAVKLLQIVPVPEFGAYNLGSINLDVDADVWQVLELFKQHNVDLLTVTDQHNQQVNTLSFADLMAAFYQHVKTYRHE comes from the coding sequence GTGAGCGACGTTTCTTTTGAAGTTGCGCAAGGCGAAAAGATAATTTTATTAGGCACCAGCGGATGCGGTAAAACTACCCTGCTCAAAATGATCAACCGTTTAATTGAGCCTACATCGGGGAGTGTCTTTTTAAACGGCGAGAATATACAAAACATTAAGCCCGAACATTTAAGAAAAGGGATTGGATATGTTTTGCAAAATAACGGCTTATTCCCTCACTATACTATTGAAGAGAATATTGCAGTTGTGCCCCGGATGCTTAAATGGGATAGTAAAAAAATTGAGCAGCGTACCTTCAACCTATTAGAGAAGCTGCATTTGGATAGACATTATCTAAATGCATACCCGGCCGAGTTGAGCGGTGGCCAACAGCAACGGGTTGGTTTAGCGCGTGCGCTGGCAGCAGATCCGCCTGTTTTGTTAATGGACGAACCCTTTGGTGCATTAGATACCATTACGAGAACTAAAATTCAGGCGGAGTTTAAAAACTTGGACGAGCTAAAGCGCAAAACCGTAATAATGGTTACGCATGACGTGCAGGAAGCTTTTGAACTGAGCGACAGAGTTTGCCTGATGGACAAGGGTAGCATAATACAAATGGGTACACCGTCCGAACTGCTGTTTAACCCTTCCAATAAATTTGCAGTTGATTTTTTAAAGGAGCAAAACCTGCTGTTACAATTCAAAGCTGTAAAATTACTCCAAATAGTACCTGTACCTGAGTTTGGTGCTTATAACTTAGGCAGCATCAATTTAGACGTGGATGCTGATGTATGGCAAGTTTTAGAACTGTTCAAACAGCACAACGTTGATTTGCTCACTGTTACCGATCAACATAACCAACAAGTAAACACTCTGAGCTTTGCTGACTTGATGGCCGCTTTTTATCAGCATGTAAAAACTTACCGCCATGAATGA
- a CDS encoding mercuric reductase, with the protein MKLKQYDAIIIGAGQAGVPLAKKLAKAGKKVALIEKRWVGGTCVNDGCTPTKAWVASAKAAWTVTNSAHLGIKVKNYKIDMALIKKRKDDIVLNARNGTEKALDKISGLDLLYGEASFTGEKTIAVKMQSSTKHIKAGWIFINTGTETVIPKIEGLEAVNYLTSTSILELNKVPEHLLVLGGNYIGLEFGQMFRRFGSKVTLIERSARLLGKEDEDIAVEMQKILKAEAIAIHFSSEVIRLKQKEKGKITATIKTGDEEKKVKCSHVLLAVGRAPRTQILNLQNTGVEIDKKGYIKVNNKLETNVPGIYALGDVNGGPPFTHIAYNDYTIVYRNLIEGTNYNTDERPVPYCMYTDPQMGRVGISETDAKKKGLDIKVAHLPMARVARAVEVGDTRGFMKAIVDTKTKKILGATVLGEEGGEIMSVLQMAMEGGVTYDRIRYCVFAHPSYSESLNNLFMTIEE; encoded by the coding sequence ATGAAACTTAAACAATACGATGCAATTATTATAGGCGCCGGACAAGCTGGCGTGCCATTAGCCAAAAAATTAGCTAAAGCCGGTAAGAAGGTAGCCCTTATAGAAAAACGTTGGGTTGGTGGTACCTGCGTAAACGACGGATGTACGCCTACCAAAGCATGGGTAGCGTCGGCCAAGGCTGCCTGGACAGTTACCAATAGTGCCCATTTAGGTATAAAGGTAAAAAATTACAAGATTGATATGGCGCTTATAAAAAAGCGCAAAGACGATATTGTGCTGAACGCCCGTAACGGTACTGAAAAGGCTTTGGATAAAATTAGCGGATTGGATTTGTTGTACGGCGAAGCATCCTTCACCGGCGAGAAAACTATTGCCGTGAAAATGCAAAGCAGCACCAAACACATAAAAGCCGGCTGGATATTTATCAATACCGGTACGGAAACAGTTATTCCGAAAATTGAAGGTTTAGAAGCGGTGAATTACCTTACTTCAACCAGTATATTAGAATTAAATAAAGTGCCCGAGCATCTGTTAGTGTTGGGCGGCAATTACATAGGGTTGGAGTTTGGGCAAATGTTCCGTCGATTTGGGAGTAAGGTTACCCTTATTGAACGTTCAGCGCGTTTGTTAGGTAAGGAGGACGAAGATATTGCTGTAGAAATGCAGAAAATTTTAAAGGCCGAAGCCATTGCTATTCATTTTTCGAGTGAGGTGATCCGGTTGAAGCAAAAAGAAAAAGGTAAAATAACCGCTACCATTAAAACGGGTGATGAGGAAAAAAAGGTTAAATGTTCGCACGTGTTGTTAGCAGTTGGTAGGGCACCACGAACTCAAATACTCAACCTGCAGAATACAGGTGTAGAGATTGATAAAAAAGGCTACATTAAAGTAAACAATAAGTTAGAAACCAATGTGCCGGGCATTTATGCGCTTGGCGACGTAAATGGCGGTCCGCCGTTTACTCATATTGCATATAACGACTATACCATCGTTTATCGCAATTTGATAGAAGGAACTAATTATAATACTGATGAGCGCCCCGTGCCTTACTGCATGTATACCGACCCGCAAATGGGCCGCGTGGGCATCAGCGAAACTGATGCTAAAAAGAAAGGATTGGACATTAAGGTAGCGCATTTGCCCATGGCCAGGGTTGCCCGCGCTGTTGAAGTTGGCGATACCCGTGGCTTTATGAAAGCTATTGTAGATACAAAAACAAAAAAGATATTAGGAGCTACGGTTCTTGGGGAAGAGGGTGGCGAAATTATGTCGGTATTACAAATGGCTATGGAGGGCGGCGTAACTTATGACAGGATTCGCTACTGTGTTTTTGCCCACCCATCGTATTCAGAGTCACTGAATAATTTGTTTATGACTATTGAAGAGTAA